A DNA window from Drosophila pseudoobscura strain MV-25-SWS-2005 chromosome 2, UCI_Dpse_MV25, whole genome shotgun sequence contains the following coding sequences:
- the LOC6897522 gene encoding titin isoform X1: MIGRMSICRTPLHYLGMLRPTLRSTQLSPLAAQRLKHDTGDSGEEPSAKGRPRLRQVKLIEVRRGSGKGENPIRDGATTSGLRTKSVGLESEEAKNEPMGEAKDEPMSEAKDEVFNEAKEVALMSASKDEPMSEAKNEPMSQAKNEPMSQAKNEPMSEAKNEPMSEAKNEPMSEAKNEPMSQAKNEPISEAKNEPMSQAKNEPMSEAKNEPMSQAKNEPMSYARDEPISEAKNDVFSEAKKVAFMSATKDEPISEAKNEPLCEAKDEAFTGAQHEPMAEAKDSPRSEAQDEAFTTEIPQERRQESPFESRPELPMERQPALPAKTSPGEVNPKNPYHIVTCEQEQDTEPSNAEVPEGKVKVSGTIIFKDSSNFETKSLEILANVPTPTGESLNVWSQSCAPEKEDSGAAKNVNDTKDEEAQIILEFDADTSTTKGNMDLKVNASKTEEILNSDTQNKIDEKQATIEDLYPTTPKGYEIGCVVDLSDIVQSTRDEQNVEAIVPETENLDDKIQISSSAETTNRLPRTIVRKTDDSPAKAVEAVNEEQAVEAIVPGTENLDDKIQTSSTAVDEEQAVEKVETIENPEEIAIKSPTNRLPRMIVRKKDDSPIQTPTNRLPIQWINEDGSPAKVAKTVEAVNEEQAVEAIVPETENVDDKIQTSSTAAPTNRLPRTIVKKTDDSPAKAVEAVKDELSVKAVVPETENVDDKMQISSTAVKEEQAAEAVKKVEAIVPESPEEIVIKSATNRLPHMIVRKKDDSPAKAEEAVNEEQAVESSEEVEIIAENSEAFKSPSNTLPLRIVRDENDFPVEPVFKQLIPSSEFKTNRDAPPEESYSWKDKSKENIEFIQTKKVFKSDMEEELAAPTSMDLSPEKALKKVEVETSEAKEFKSEMNELQSETKELQMEMNELQSEAKELQMEMNELQSETTELQSEMNELQSETKELQPAMNELQSEATEEKSESTEVQNTPKSAAEIISMMEQKHKDQKSMILANRSHDYPSKSTSQIVATFGLRPEPGQGFRAKGQLNRTELDRQADEYFAYISEPVTSQRATKMEPEPSELEKKMEPENSELAKSIEAETSELDRKVQQVETAEESNRKAEEYFEKIHYPETSALEPEIAELMKKIDLEQSQLEMKMEPETSELGRKVEKVETAEESNRKAEEYFEKIHYPETSALEPEIAELMKKIDLEQSQLEMKMEPETSELGRKVEKVETAEESNRKADEYFAKIHDPETSALEPEIAEFMKKIDLEQSQLEMKMEPETSELGRKVEKVETAEESNRKAEEYFEKIHYPETSALEPEIAEFMKKIDLEQSQLEMKMEPETSELGRKVEKVETPEESNRKADEYFAKINKHTIPELEPEISKFMETSNLPKKILPDFSKLYKKFQKVETPEESERKAEEYFAKISAPETSELAKKMEPVKSELAKKIEPEKSELTKKKAAETSQLGRIVEKVETPEESERKAEEYFAKISAPEISELANKMELEKSELANKMEPEKSELANKMEPEKSELTKKKAAESSQLGRKVEKVETPEEANRKAEEYFAKINDQETSLDRQVEESRRTTFEEMFVNSKSSQYFNEMNPKQETYRLKRNETSKKVEKGSHLDTKLDQAIKDMALNQKAEEYFDIINEAELSQLEGKMEPESSQLDKKMNPETPQEEESRSFEELTTKFVVRHGGEKEEADEKSMKRNRDDAIADKQGDDTNEEPPSDKPLFVPPEDKDRLKEKSELSEGDLYKKQSEDPVSDDAAEFSSNSEPEKRPAPERKRKRKLADGELDVKLLVPDEAKETASGTSPAIDAPAKQNFVQYIVEKIFRKKKPPPKGRTMSTCCQSRDVSTSCALLCPDNNDIFDDPFSPEEGKTIDPNDKDFISPDLERQGLGARAIRTDREENRKHGQPQAMKIDNPVGVWSTKKTKTPLNHQPGMSMSTMLFSSDSDSTKIRGGSKQCKNREKTMREKLMEKKENKDNKIEIMGGSEQCAEKLQKLKDGSEDDDCKSSFSSFFQFTKMFWSPTLSDSEPTKKDK; this comes from the exons ATGATCGGAAGAATGTCAATCTGTCGCACGCCCCTTCATTATTTGGGAATGCTGCGTCCTACTTTGAGATCCACACAGCTGTCGCCTCTGGCGGCACAACGCCTTAAGCATGATACGGGCGACTCGGGAGAGGAGCCATCGGCCAAGGGCCGCCCTCGCCTTCGACAGGTGAAACTCATTGAAGTGCGACGGGGCTCTGGTAAGGGAGAAAACCCGATCAGAGATGGTGCAACGACTAGCGGACTGAGGACAAAGTCCGTGGGCCTCGAAAGCGAGGAAGCAAAGAATGAACCCATGGGTGAGGCAAAGGACGAACCCATGAGTGAGGCAAAGGACGAAGTCTTCAATGAAGCAAAGGAGGTTGCCTTAATGAGTGCCTCGAAGGATGAACCCATGAGTGAGGCAAAGAATGAACCCATGAGTCAGGCAAAGAATGAACCCATGAGTCAGGCAAAGAATGAACCTATGAGTGAGGCAAAGAATGAACCCATGAGTGAGGCAAAGAATGAACCCATGAGTGAGGCAAAGAATGAACCCATGAGTCAGGCAAAGAATGAACCCATTAGTGAGGCAAAGAATGAACCCATGAGTCAGGCAAAGAATGAACCCATGAGTGAGGCAAAGAATGAACCCATGAGTCAGGCAAAGAATGAACCTATGAGTTACGCTAGGGACGAACCCATCAGTGAGGCTAAGAACGATGTCTTCAGCGAAGCAAAGAAGGTAGCCTTTATGAGTGCCACGAAGGATGAACCCATTAGTGAGGCAAAGAATGAACCCCTCTGTGAAGCCAAGGACGAAGCCTTCACCGGTGCCCAGCACGAACCCATGGCTGAAGCAAAGGACTCACCCCGCAGTGAAGCCCAAGATGAAGCCTTCACCACCGAAATCCCCCAAGAGCGTAGACAGGAGTCTCCCTTCGAGTCCAGGCCCGAGCTACCCATGGAGAGGCAGCCAGCCTTGCCCGCAAAGACATCACCGGGCGAGGTGAATCCCAAGAATCCCTATCACATTGTGACATGTGAACAGGAACAGGATACGGAGCCATCGAATGCAGAAGTCCCCGAAGGTAAAGTGAAGGTATCCGGCACGATCATCTTTAAGGACAGCTCGAATTTTGAGACCAAATCTTTGGAAATTCTGGCAAACGTACCAACGCCCACAGGAGAGTCGTTGAATGTTTGGTCACAGTCTTGTGCCCCAGAGAAGGAGGATTCCGGTGCCGCGAAGAACGTCAATGACACGAAGGACGAGGAAGCGCAGATTATTTTGGAATTTGATGCCGATACGTCAACTACAAAAGGAAATATGGATCTTAAAGTCAATGCCTCTAAGACCGAAGAGATTCTCAACTCTGACACGCAGAACAAGATCGACGAAAAGCAGGCAACGATTGAGGATCTATATCCAACGACCCCAAAAGGATACGAGATTGGTTGTGTGGTAGATCTAAGCGACATAGTCCAGAGCACCAGAGATGAACAAAACGTGGAAGCCATTGTTCCTGAAACTGAAAATCTCGATGATAAGATTCAGATATCCTCTTCAGCAGAAACCACCAATAGATTACCCCGTACGATCGTAAGGAAAACGGATGATTCGCCCGCAAAAGCCGTAGAAGCAGTGAACGAAGAACAAGCCGTAGAAGCCATTGTCCCAGGAACTGAAAATCTGGATGATAAGATCCAGACATCCTCTACAGCAGTGGACGAAGAACAAGCCGTGGAAAAAGTGGAAACCATTGAAAACCCCGAAGAGATAGCCATCAAATCACCCACCAATAGATTACCCCGTATGATCGTAAGGAAGAAGGATGATTCGCCAATCCAGACACCCACCAATAGATTACCCATTCAATGGATAAATGAGGATGGTTCCCCCGCGAAAGTCGCAAAAACCGTAGAAGCAGTGAACGAAGAACAAGCCGTGGAAGCCATTGTCCCTGAAACTGAAAATGTAGATGATAAAATACAGACATCCTCTACAGCAGCACCCACCAATAGATTACCCCGTACGATCGTAAAGAAAACGGATGATTCGCCTGCGAAAGCCGTGGAGGCAGTGAAGGACGAACTATCCGTAAAAGCCGTTGTCCCTGAAACTGAAAATGTAGATGATAAAATGCAGATATCCTCAACAGCAGTTAAAGAAGAACAGGCCGCGGAGGCCGTGAAAAAAGTGGAAGCCATTGTCCCTGAAAGCCCCGAAGAGATAGTCATCAAATCAGCCACCAATAGATTACCCCATATGATCGTAAGGAAAAAGGATGATTCGCCCGCGAAAGCCGAAGAAGCCGTAAACGAAGAACAGGCCGTGGAATCCTCAGAAGAAGTGGAAATCATCGCTGAAAACTCCGAAGCCTTCAAATCTCCCTCCAATACCTTACCCCTTAGGATCGTTAGGGATGAAAATGATTTTCCCGTTGAGCCAGTTTTTAAACAGTTAATACCATCATCAGAGTTTAAGACGAATAGGGATGCACCGCCCGAAGAGTCCTACTCTTGGAAAGATAAATCCAAAGAAAACATAGAGTTTATCCAGACTAAAAAAGTGTTTAAAAGCGATATGGAAGAGGAATTAGCGGCACCAACATCGATGGACTTGAGTCCTGAGAAAGCTTTGAAGAAAGTTGAGGTAGAAACTTCGGAAGCTAAAGAATTTAAGTCGGAGATGAATGAACTGCAATCGGAGACCAAAGAACTTCAAATGGAGATGAATGAGCTGCAATCGGAGGCCAAAGAACTTCAAATGGAGATGAATGAGCTGCAATCGGAGACAACAGAACTTCAATCGGAAATGAATGAACTGCAATCGGAGACAAAAGAACTTCAACCGGCGATGAATGAGCTTCAATCGGAGGCAACAGAAGAGAAATCAGAGTCTACAGAAGTCCAGAACACTCCCAAGTCCGCTGCAGAGATAATCTCCATGATGGAACAGAAGCACAAAGACCAGAAATCCATGATCCTTGCCAACAGGTCCCATGATTACCCCTCGAAATCCACATCCCAAATAGTTGCAACATTTGGCCTGAGACCCGAACCCGGTCAAGGATTCAGGGCCAAAGGACAGCTGAACAGAACCGAGCTGGACAGACAAGCTGATGAATACTTTGCGTACATCAGTGAACCGGTGACGTCACAACGGGCGACGAAAATGGAACCGGAACCCTCAGAATTGGAAAAGAAAATGGAACCAGAAAACTCAGAATTGGCGAAATCAATAGAAGCAGAAACCTCCGAACTGGACAGAAAAGTACAACAAGTGGAGACAGCAGAAGAATCAAACAGAAAAGCCGAAGAATACTTTGAGAAGATCCACTATCCGGAGACCTCAGCATTGGAACCAGAAATCGCTGAACTTATGAAGAAAATAGATTTGGAACAATCACAATTGGAGATGAAAATGGAACCAGAAACCTCCGAACTGGGCAGAAAAGTAGAAAAAGTGGAGACAGCAGAAGAATCGAACAGAAAAGCCGAAGAATACTTTGAGAAGATCCACTATCCGGAGACCTCAGCATTGGAACCAGAAATCGCTGAACTTATGAAGAAAATAGATTTGGAACAATCACAATTGGAGATGAAAATGGAACCAGAAACCTCCGAACTGGGCAGAAAAGTAGAAAAAGTGGAGACAGCAGAAGAATCGAACAGAAAAGCTGACGAATATTTCGCGAAGATCCACGATCCGGAGACCTCAGCATTGGAACCAGAAATCGCTGAATTTATGAAGAAAATAGATTTGGAACAATCACAATTGGAGATGAAAATGGAACCAGAAACCTCCGAACTGGGCAGAAAAGTAGAAAAAGTGGAGACAGCAGAAGAATCGAACAGAAAAGCCGAAGAATACTTTGAGAAGATCCACTATCCGGAGACCTCAGCATTGGAACCAGAAATCGCTGAATTTATGAAGAAAATAGATTTGGAACAATCACAATTGGAGATGAAAATGGAACCAGAAACCTCCGAACTGGGCAGAAAAGTAGAAAAAGTGGAAACACCAGAAGAATCGAACAGAAAAGCTGACGAATATTTCGCGAAAATCAACAAACATACGATCCCAGAACTGGAACCTGAAATTTCGAAATTCATGGAAACCTCAAATTTGCCGAAGAAAATTTTACCAGATTTCTCCAAGCTGtacaaaaaatttcaaaaagtGGAGACGCCAGAAGAATCCGAGAGAAAAGCTGAAGAATATTTTGCGAAGATCAGCGCACCGGAAACCTCAGAATTGGCAAAGAAAATGGAACCGGTAAAATCAGAATTGGCAAAGAAAATTGAACCAGAAAAATCAGAATTGACGAAGAAAAAGGCAGCAGAAACCTCCCAACTGGGCAGAATAGTAGAAAAAGTGGAGACGCCAGAAGAATCCGAAAGAAAAGCTGAAGAATATTTTGCGAAGATCAGCGCACCGGAAATCTCAGAATTGGCAAATAAAATGGAACTAGAAAAATCAGAATTGGCGAATAAAATGGAACCAGAAAAATCTGAATTGGCGAATAAAATGGAACCAGAAAAATCAGAATTGACGAAGAAAAAGGCAGCAGAAAGCTCCCAACTGGGCAGAAAAGTAGAAAAGGTGGAGACACCAGAAGAAGCCAACAGAAAAGCCGAGGAATACTTTGCGAAGATCAACGATCAGGAGACCTCGCTGGACAGACAAGTGGAGGAATCAAGGCGCACCACGTTTGAAGAAATGTTCGTCAACTCAAAATCGAGTCAATACTTTAACGAAATGAACCCCAAACAGGAAACTTATCGGCTAAAGAGAAACGAAACCTCAAAAAAGGTCGAAAAAGGCTCACATTTGGATACAAAACTAGATCAAGCGATTAAGGACATGGCATTAAACCAAAAAGCTGAGGAATACTTTGACATAATAAATGAAGCAGAACTCTCGCAACTGGAAGGGAAAATGGAACCCGAAAGCTCACAATTGGACAAAAAAATGAATCCCGAAACCCCCCAAGAAGAAGAATCAAGGTCTTTCGAGGAACTGACCACCAAATTTGTAGTGAGACATGGGGGGGAAAAAGAGGAAGCCGATGAGAAATCAATGAAAAGGAATCGAGACGATGCCATAGCCGATAAGCAAGGGGACGACACCAATGAAGAGCCGCCATCCGATAAACCTCTCTTTGTGCCCCCTGAAGATAAGGACAGGCTAAAGGAGAAAAGTGAACTGTCAGAAGGAGATCTGTATAAAAAACAATCAGAGGATCCTGTGTCTGACGATGCGGCAGAATTTAGTTCAAACTCCGAGCCCGAAAAGAGGCCAGCTCCAGAGAGGAAACGGAAACGCAAGCTGGCGGATGGAGAACTAGACGTTAAGCTGCTCGTTCCGGATGAAGCCAAAGAGACTGCCAGCGGGACTTCCCCGGCGATAGATGCACCAGCAAAACAGAACTTTGTTCAATACATCGTTGAGAAGATCTTTCGCAAAAAGAAGCCCCCGCCAAAAGGCAGAACAATGTCCACCTGCTGCCAGAGCCGTGACGTCAGCACAAGCTGTGCTCTGCTTTGCCCTGACAACAATGACATATTCGATGATCCGTTCAGTCCAGAAGAGGGCAAGACAATCGATCCCAACGATAAGGACTTCATTTCGCCCGATCTGGAGAGGCAGGGTCTGGGCGCCAGGGCCATACGCACGGACCGCGAAGAGAATCGGAAACATGGTCAACCCCAAGCCATGAAGATCGATAATCCGGTGGGTGTTTGGTctacaaagaaaacaaagacTCCTTTGAATCATCAGCCCGGGATGAGCATGAGCACGATGCTCTTTTCCAGCGATTCAGATTCCACCAAGATCCGTGGCGGTTCCAAGCAGTGCAAAAACCGCGAGAAGACAATGCGCGAAAAGCTaatggaaaagaaagagaacAAAGACAATAAAATCGAGATCATGGGCGGCTCCGAGCAGTGTGCCGAAAAGTTGCAGAAACTCAAAGACGGCTCTGAAGATGATGACTGCAAAAGCAGTTTCAGCAGCTTCTTTCAATTCACAAAAATGTTCTGG TCTCCTACTCTTTCAGATTCAGAACCAACCAAAAAGGACAAATAG